One window of Cohnella hashimotonis genomic DNA carries:
- the trpE gene encoding anthranilate synthase component I, whose protein sequence is MEQQRGKELQEVIRLSAAYNVIPVVRRLMADTETPIRVFQQLGQGGRAFLLESVEGGIKWARYSFIGTDPFMVLRLKKSKVTIEQGGREETFETTDPLKLLRERLRGYRSPALPELPPFTGGAIGFFGYDLLQYYERRLPPHREDDLGMDDMHFMFCDRIVVFDHFKQQVLVIGNVHVTDGATEEEIEREYDKVAASMDDTISRMRQPLPPSAPAVGTPPVDPHLGDVRSNLTKAQFIANVNEAKEYIRAGDIFQVVLSQRFHIETEVDPLQVYRMLRTMNPSPYMYMLKLGDEVIVGASPELLVKVDGDRVETRPIAGTRPRGRTPEEDAALAKELLADEKERAEHVMLVDLGRNDLGRVSEFGSVRCDSYMEIERYSHVMHIVSNVTGKLAPDKTFFDAFLSCLPAGTVSGAPKLRAMEIISELEREARGAYAGAIGYFGFSGNMDTCITIRTIVFKGGKAYVQAGAGIVWDSVPESEYEETVNKAKGCLKAIRAAEAMFPPAAKPKQGRLIVMAGDRSTNLDYD, encoded by the coding sequence ATGGAACAGCAGCGCGGGAAAGAGCTTCAGGAGGTCATTCGGCTGTCCGCCGCCTACAATGTGATTCCCGTCGTCAGAAGGTTGATGGCGGATACGGAGACGCCGATTCGCGTCTTCCAGCAGCTCGGCCAGGGGGGCCGCGCCTTTTTGCTCGAGAGCGTGGAGGGCGGTATCAAGTGGGCGAGGTATTCGTTTATCGGCACGGATCCATTCATGGTGCTGCGGCTGAAAAAAAGCAAGGTGACGATCGAGCAGGGAGGACGCGAGGAAACTTTCGAGACGACGGATCCGCTGAAGCTCCTGCGCGAGCGACTCCGGGGCTATCGCAGTCCCGCGCTGCCCGAGCTTCCGCCGTTTACGGGCGGCGCGATCGGATTTTTCGGATACGACCTGCTGCAATACTACGAGCGTCGGCTGCCCCCGCATCGCGAGGACGATCTGGGCATGGACGACATGCACTTCATGTTCTGCGACCGCATCGTCGTTTTCGACCACTTCAAGCAGCAAGTACTCGTTATCGGCAACGTGCATGTGACGGACGGCGCAACAGAAGAAGAGATCGAACGCGAATACGATAAGGTTGCCGCAAGCATGGACGATACGATCTCGCGCATGCGTCAGCCGTTGCCGCCATCGGCTCCTGCGGTAGGTACGCCGCCCGTCGATCCCCATCTCGGGGACGTCCGTTCGAACCTGACCAAAGCGCAGTTCATCGCCAACGTGAACGAGGCCAAGGAATATATCAGGGCAGGCGACATTTTCCAGGTCGTCCTCTCTCAGCGTTTTCACATCGAGACCGAGGTCGATCCGCTTCAAGTATACCGGATGCTGCGGACGATGAACCCGTCGCCGTACATGTACATGCTGAAGCTTGGCGACGAAGTGATCGTGGGCGCCTCGCCCGAACTGCTCGTCAAGGTCGACGGCGACCGCGTCGAGACCCGGCCGATCGCAGGCACGCGCCCGCGCGGTCGCACGCCGGAGGAGGACGCAGCGCTCGCCAAGGAGCTGCTTGCGGACGAGAAGGAACGCGCGGAGCATGTGATGCTGGTCGATTTGGGCCGCAACGACCTGGGGCGCGTTTCCGAATTCGGTTCGGTGCGCTGCGACTCGTATATGGAAATCGAGCGGTACTCGCATGTCATGCACATCGTGTCCAACGTGACGGGCAAGCTCGCGCCGGACAAAACGTTTTTCGACGCGTTTTTATCCTGCCTGCCGGCAGGCACCGTGTCCGGGGCGCCGAAGCTGCGGGCGATGGAGATCATCTCCGAGCTCGAGCGGGAAGCGCGCGGCGCGTATGCGGGTGCGATCGGCTACTTCGGCTTCTCCGGCAACATGGATACGTGCATTACGATCCGCACGATCGTGTTCAAGGGCGGCAAGGCATACGTGCAAGCCGGCGCCGGCATCGTTTGGGATTCCGTACCCGAGAGCGAATACGAGGAGACGGTCAACAAAGCCAAAGGCTGCCTGAAGGCGATCCGCGCCGCGGAAGCGATGTTCCCTCCTGCGGCCAAGCCGAAGCAAGGCAGACTGATCGTCATGGCGGGCGACCGCAGCACGAATCTGGACTACGATTGA
- the aroC gene encoding chorismate synthase, whose translation MTLRYLTAGETHGPQLTAIIEGLPSNLELDFEALNFQLQRRQKGHGRGRRMQIEQDTAQIVGGVRHGRTTGAPVALIVANNDWKHWTSVMNVEPIEGGDEAKRRVHRPRPGHADLNGGIKYEQKDLRNILERSSARETAARVAVGAVARQLLAEFGIRVAGHVVSIGGIKAPPLPADIGVDELVERTEASSVRVIDAETEQRMIELIDKTKADGDSIGGVVECIVTGLPIGLGSHVQWDRKLDGRIAQAVVSINAFKGVEIGIGFEAADRPGSQVHDEILYTEEKGYHRASNRLGGFEGGMTNGEPIVVRGVMKPIPTLYKPLKSVDIDTREPFTAQVERSDACAVPAASVVMENVVVWEVAKAFLEKFGGDSMEEIRANYENYMKQTRAY comes from the coding sequence TTGACACTACGCTACTTAACCGCGGGCGAGACGCACGGCCCGCAGCTTACCGCAATTATCGAAGGTTTGCCGAGCAACCTGGAGCTGGATTTTGAGGCGCTCAACTTCCAGCTTCAGCGCAGACAGAAGGGACACGGCCGCGGCCGTCGTATGCAGATCGAACAGGATACGGCGCAGATCGTAGGCGGCGTACGCCATGGCCGTACGACCGGCGCGCCGGTTGCCCTTATCGTCGCCAACAACGACTGGAAGCACTGGACTTCGGTCATGAACGTCGAGCCGATCGAAGGCGGAGACGAAGCCAAGCGGCGCGTACATCGTCCGCGTCCGGGCCATGCCGATCTGAACGGGGGCATCAAGTACGAACAGAAGGATCTTCGCAACATATTGGAGCGCTCGAGCGCGCGCGAGACCGCTGCGAGAGTGGCCGTAGGCGCCGTCGCCAGACAGCTGCTCGCCGAATTCGGCATTCGCGTCGCCGGACACGTCGTCTCGATCGGCGGGATCAAGGCGCCTCCGCTGCCGGCGGATATCGGCGTGGACGAGCTTGTCGAGCGTACCGAAGCGTCTTCCGTGCGCGTTATCGATGCCGAGACGGAGCAGCGGATGATCGAGCTGATCGACAAGACCAAGGCCGACGGCGACTCCATCGGCGGCGTCGTCGAATGCATCGTGACGGGCCTCCCGATCGGTCTCGGCAGCCATGTGCAATGGGACCGCAAGCTCGACGGCCGCATCGCCCAAGCGGTCGTATCGATCAATGCCTTCAAAGGCGTCGAGATCGGCATCGGCTTCGAGGCCGCCGATCGGCCCGGATCGCAAGTTCATGACGAGATTTTGTACACCGAAGAGAAGGGCTATCACCGGGCGAGCAATCGTCTCGGCGGCTTCGAGGGCGGCATGACGAACGGCGAGCCGATTGTCGTGCGGGGGGTCATGAAGCCGATTCCTACGCTGTACAAGCCGCTGAAGAGCGTCGACATCGACACCCGCGAGCCTTTTACCGCGCAGGTCGAGCGGTCGGATGCCTGCGCCGTACCGGCCGCGAGCGTCGTGATGGAGAATGTGGTCGTCTGGGAAGTCGCCAAGGCGTTTCTTGAAAAGTTCGGCGGGGACTCGATGGAAGAGATCCGTGCGAATTACGAGAATTATATGAAGCAGACGAGGGCCTATTAA
- the ndk gene encoding nucleoside-diphosphate kinase — MERTYLMVKPDGVERGLIGEIVGRFERKGLKLIAAKLMQVTPELAERHYAEHKGKVFYDRLITFITSGPVFAMVWEGDEAVAAARQLIGKTSGIEAAPGTIRGDYAIHTNYNLIHGSDSHDNALREIGIFFAEDELLDYEKVIQVWI; from the coding sequence ATGGAACGCACGTATCTCATGGTAAAGCCTGACGGCGTCGAACGAGGGCTGATCGGAGAGATCGTCGGACGCTTCGAGCGCAAGGGACTGAAGCTGATCGCCGCCAAGCTGATGCAGGTAACGCCCGAACTGGCCGAACGGCATTATGCGGAACATAAGGGCAAAGTCTTTTACGACCGTCTCATCACGTTCATTACTTCCGGTCCCGTATTCGCCATGGTATGGGAGGGCGACGAGGCTGTTGCCGCCGCTCGGCAACTGATTGGCAAGACGAGCGGTATCGAGGCGGCGCCCGGCACGATTCGCGGAGATTACGCGATACATACGAATTACAATTTGATTCACGGCTCGGACTCCCACGACAACGCGCTTCGCGAGATCGGCATCTTTTTTGCCGAGGACGAGCTTCTGGACTACGAAAAAGTCATTCAAGTTTGGATCTGA
- a CDS encoding CheR family methyltransferase translates to MSENSARAMTEDEDFANFIANVRKATSIDLSQYKETQMRRRLTTLRVKNGFSDFSSYFKAIMDEPRLRNEFLDRMTINVSEFWRNPNRWSMLMERFLPDMIKRNPRLKVWSAACSTGEEPYTIAMILDRLGALGQATLLATDIDDGVLAKAKNGVYPERSIREVPKDMAEAYLKGGGDAFQVDDRLKHAVRFQKQNLLFDSFQDGFDLIVCRNVMIYFTEEAKQQLYEKFAKALKPGGILFVGSTEQIFSPGQYGLETADTFFYRRIV, encoded by the coding sequence ATGAGCGAAAATTCAGCGCGGGCTATGACGGAGGACGAGGATTTCGCCAATTTTATCGCGAACGTCCGCAAGGCGACATCGATCGACCTTTCGCAATACAAAGAAACGCAGATGCGCAGACGGCTGACGACGCTGCGCGTCAAAAACGGTTTTTCCGATTTTTCGTCCTACTTTAAAGCGATTATGGACGAGCCGCGCCTCCGCAACGAATTTTTGGACCGCATGACGATCAACGTTTCCGAGTTCTGGCGCAATCCGAACCGGTGGAGCATGCTGATGGAGCGATTCTTGCCCGACATGATCAAGCGGAACCCTAGACTTAAAGTTTGGAGCGCCGCTTGCTCGACGGGCGAAGAGCCTTATACGATCGCGATGATTCTCGATCGGTTAGGCGCTCTCGGACAAGCGACGCTGCTTGCGACCGACATCGACGATGGCGTGCTCGCCAAAGCCAAAAACGGCGTTTATCCCGAGCGTTCGATCCGCGAGGTGCCGAAGGACATGGCGGAAGCTTATCTTAAAGGAGGCGGCGACGCCTTTCAGGTGGACGACCGGCTTAAGCATGCCGTTCGGTTTCAGAAGCAGAACTTGTTGTTCGATTCGTTCCAGGACGGCTTCGACTTGATCGTCTGCCGCAATGTCATGATTTATTTCACCGAAGAGGCGAAGCAGCAGTTGTACGAAAAGTTCGCCAAGGCGCTTAAGCCCGGCGGCATCCTTTTCGTCGGCAGTACCGAGCAGATTTTCTCGCCCGGACAGTACGGGCTGGAGACGGCCGATACTTTTTTCTATCGCCGCATCGTATGA
- a CDS encoding polyprenyl synthetase family protein: MKLMQLYTSLKSDLQAIEDALAGSVASDLPLLNESALHLLKAGGKRLRPVFVLLSGKFGQYSLDQLKRVAVPLELIHMASLVHDDVIDDADTRRGQPTVKAKWDNRIAMFTGDYLHGKSLVIATELAHPRIHQILSGAIVQMCIGEMEQIRDFFNTEQSVRNYLLRIRRKTALLIAISCQLGAMAAGAPKKQCDILYRYGYNVGMLFQITDDLLDLCGTEKAIGKPPGSDLRQGNITLPVLYALQEPALRDKLLGEIARIQAAGGTADSSAAVKLVRGSTGIRQAETLAERYMAKALKLLEGLPSIPARKNLADIARFVAQRSY; the protein is encoded by the coding sequence ATGAAGTTGATGCAGCTTTACACTTCACTCAAATCCGATCTGCAGGCGATCGAGGACGCATTGGCGGGCAGCGTCGCCAGCGACCTGCCGCTCCTGAACGAATCGGCGCTTCACCTGCTCAAGGCGGGCGGCAAGCGCCTGCGTCCGGTGTTTGTGCTGCTGTCGGGCAAGTTTGGCCAATATTCGCTCGACCAGCTCAAGCGCGTCGCCGTGCCGCTCGAGCTCATCCATATGGCATCGCTTGTGCACGACGACGTGATCGACGACGCCGACACCCGTCGCGGACAGCCGACGGTCAAGGCCAAGTGGGATAACCGTATCGCGATGTTCACAGGCGATTATTTGCACGGCAAGTCGCTCGTCATCGCGACGGAGCTTGCGCATCCGCGCATTCATCAGATCCTGTCCGGGGCGATCGTACAGATGTGCATCGGAGAAATGGAGCAGATTCGCGATTTTTTCAATACGGAGCAGAGCGTCCGCAACTACTTGCTGCGCATCCGCCGCAAGACGGCGCTGCTCATCGCCATCAGCTGCCAGTTGGGCGCGATGGCGGCAGGCGCGCCCAAAAAACAATGCGACATTTTGTACCGGTACGGCTACAACGTCGGCATGCTTTTTCAGATCACGGACGACCTGCTCGATTTGTGCGGCACGGAAAAGGCGATCGGCAAGCCGCCGGGCAGCGACCTGAGACAGGGCAATATTACGCTGCCCGTGCTTTACGCTTTGCAGGAGCCGGCGCTTAGGGACAAGCTGCTTGGCGAGATCGCCCGCATTCAGGCGGCGGGCGGGACGGCGGACTCCAGCGCCGCGGTCAAGCTCGTACGGGGCAGCACGGGCATCCGGCAGGCCGAGACGCTCGCCGAGCGTTATATGGCAAAGGCGCTCAAGCTGCTTGAAGGCTTGCCCTCCATTCCAGCGCGCAAAAATTTGGCCGATATTGCGAGATTTGTTGCGCAAAGAAGCTATTAA
- a CDS encoding UbiA-like polyprenyltransferase yields MIRKLKIFLEMIKFEHTIFALPFAYVGTILGSVTVNRELPSWAQCGWILLAMIGARTAAMSLNRIIDKAIDARNPRTAGRAIPAGLLKSSEAVLFVVISFALLFWAASQLNPLALKLMPIAVFMTVIYSYTKRFTWACHLVLGLTLGLAPLGGWVAVTGTITWPAVVLFAAVALWSTGFDIIYACQDVDFDRKEGLYSYPARFGIATALTTARVMHVVTLAGFILLLAMTDLSWWYLAGTIVAAVLLYYEHQLVKPNDLSKLNAAFFTMNGVLSTVLFVFTFIDLVLVRAW; encoded by the coding sequence ATGATTCGGAAGTTGAAGATTTTTCTTGAAATGATAAAGTTCGAACATACGATTTTTGCCCTGCCGTTCGCTTATGTCGGAACGATCCTCGGATCCGTCACCGTCAACCGCGAGCTGCCCTCCTGGGCGCAATGCGGCTGGATTCTGCTTGCGATGATCGGCGCGCGGACGGCCGCAATGAGCTTGAACCGCATCATCGACAAGGCCATCGACGCTCGCAACCCGCGAACGGCCGGAAGAGCGATTCCGGCGGGCCTCCTGAAGTCCTCCGAAGCGGTGCTGTTCGTCGTCATATCGTTCGCGCTCCTGTTTTGGGCGGCTTCGCAGCTGAACCCGCTGGCGCTCAAGCTGATGCCGATTGCTGTATTCATGACGGTCATCTATTCCTACACCAAACGTTTTACCTGGGCTTGCCATCTTGTACTGGGACTTACGCTCGGGCTCGCTCCGCTGGGCGGGTGGGTCGCCGTTACCGGTACGATCACCTGGCCGGCGGTCGTGCTGTTCGCCGCAGTCGCGTTATGGTCGACCGGCTTCGATATCATATACGCCTGTCAGGATGTCGACTTTGACCGCAAGGAAGGCTTATATTCGTACCCGGCGCGCTTCGGCATCGCCACGGCGTTAACGACCGCAAGAGTCATGCACGTCGTCACGCTCGCCGGCTTTATTTTGCTGCTCGCGATGACCGACCTTAGCTGGTGGTATCTGGCCGGCACGATCGTGGCGGCCGTGCTGCTCTATTATGAGCACCAGCTTGTGAAGCCGAACGATTTGAGCAAGCTGAACGCCGCCTTCTTTACGATGAACGGCGTGCTTAGCACCGTATTGTTTGTCTTTACGTTCATTGATCTCGTATTGGTGCGCGCATGGTAA
- the aroB gene encoding 3-dehydroquinate synthase, which yields MAATGEIRELTVELGERSYPIYIGRGLHTNSGEYFKRLGLPAGSPLLLVTDASVHGLYADTIKDSLQNAGYRVSLSVVPSGESSKSLAQLDALVADALTGGLDRKSTVIALGGGVVGDLAGFLAAVYMRGVRFVQMPTTILAHDSSVGGKTAVNHSLAKNIIGAFHQPEAVLYDLDALVSLPLREVRSGLSEVIKHGLIWDAVFVDWCEENAERLLALDPDALGYALYEGCKVKSIVVSRDERENDLRAILNLGHTIGHALEAAAGYGELLHGEAIAIGMVGSARLAARFGYGDEIASRTEAIFRKFGLPVRIPAHLDTDEIMKAMQHDKKFSEGSMVFVVPTSIGSVEIRRDVSAAWVREIVEGLTEEA from the coding sequence ATGGCTGCCACAGGAGAAATCCGGGAACTTACGGTCGAGCTTGGCGAGCGTTCGTATCCGATTTACATCGGCCGGGGTCTTCACACAAATTCCGGCGAATACTTCAAGCGACTGGGTCTGCCGGCCGGTTCGCCGCTGCTGCTCGTCACCGATGCTTCCGTCCATGGCTTGTACGCGGACACGATCAAGGATTCGCTGCAAAACGCAGGTTACCGAGTGAGCTTGTCCGTCGTGCCGTCTGGCGAGTCTTCCAAGTCGCTTGCGCAGCTTGACGCGCTCGTCGCCGATGCGCTCACGGGCGGCCTCGACCGTAAATCGACGGTCATCGCGCTTGGCGGCGGCGTCGTAGGCGACCTGGCCGGCTTCCTTGCGGCGGTCTACATGCGCGGCGTCCGCTTCGTGCAGATGCCGACGACGATACTGGCGCACGACAGCAGCGTCGGCGGCAAGACGGCGGTCAACCACAGCCTCGCCAAAAACATCATCGGCGCCTTCCACCAGCCCGAGGCGGTGCTGTACGATCTGGACGCGCTAGTCAGCCTGCCTCTGCGAGAGGTGCGTTCGGGCCTGTCCGAGGTGATCAAGCACGGCTTGATCTGGGACGCCGTATTCGTCGATTGGTGCGAGGAAAACGCGGAGCGGCTGCTTGCGCTTGACCCCGATGCGCTCGGCTACGCGCTGTACGAAGGCTGCAAGGTCAAGTCGATCGTCGTCTCCAGGGATGAGCGGGAGAACGATCTGCGCGCCATACTCAATCTCGGCCATACGATCGGGCATGCGCTCGAGGCGGCGGCCGGGTACGGGGAGCTGCTGCACGGCGAAGCGATCGCGATCGGAATGGTCGGCTCGGCCAGGCTCGCCGCGCGGTTCGGCTACGGCGACGAGATCGCGAGCCGCACGGAAGCGATTTTCCGTAAATTCGGCTTGCCCGTTCGCATTCCGGCGCATCTCGATACGGACGAGATTATGAAGGCGATGCAGCACGACAAGAAGTTCAGCGAAGGCAGCATGGTGTTCGTCGTGCCGACCTCGATCGGCAGCGTCGAGATCAGGCGCGACGTGAGCGCGGCATGGGTAAGAGAGATCGTCGAAGGGTTGACAGAGGAGGCTTGA
- a CDS encoding menaquinone biosynthetic enzyme MqnA/MqnD family protein, whose amino-acid sequence MNHDRTEPIRIGRIDYTNVWPVFHHFEPELLRCAPRLVRAMPAELNRRLREGAIDMAAISSFAYGLNSEDYVLLPNLSVSARGPVQSILLFLKSPLETVLDGGRIAMTTTSATSVNLLKILMEKFHGGQPVYESAEPDLDSMLTHADAALLIGDHAIRASWHHHGYEVIDLSESWYRFTGMWMTFAVWAVRREAAAAMSADIAEIYEALVDSKRRSYGDMRPVIDHALRTVGGTEAYWKGYFEGLNHDFGSGQREGLSLFFKYARELGYLEKDVAIEEWSLAGPVATPAAPPQ is encoded by the coding sequence ATGAATCATGACCGGACGGAGCCGATCCGGATCGGCAGAATCGACTATACGAACGTATGGCCGGTATTCCATCATTTCGAACCGGAGCTGCTCCGGTGCGCGCCTCGGCTGGTGCGCGCGATGCCTGCAGAGCTTAACCGGCGGCTGCGCGAAGGCGCGATCGACATGGCGGCCATCTCCTCGTTCGCTTACGGACTTAACAGCGAAGACTACGTGCTGCTTCCGAATCTGTCGGTAAGCGCCAGAGGTCCCGTACAGTCGATTCTGCTGTTCCTGAAGTCGCCGCTCGAGACCGTACTGGACGGCGGCCGGATCGCCATGACGACCACGTCGGCCACCTCGGTGAATTTGCTGAAAATTTTAATGGAAAAGTTTCATGGCGGTCAACCGGTCTACGAATCGGCCGAGCCGGACCTCGACTCGATGTTGACGCATGCGGATGCGGCGCTGTTGATCGGCGACCATGCCATCCGAGCTTCCTGGCACCATCACGGCTATGAAGTCATCGATTTGTCGGAAAGCTGGTACCGGTTTACGGGCATGTGGATGACCTTCGCCGTCTGGGCGGTCAGACGGGAGGCCGCCGCCGCGATGTCTGCGGACATCGCAGAAATCTACGAAGCGCTGGTCGATTCCAAGCGACGCTCATACGGCGACATGCGGCCGGTGATCGATCATGCGCTGCGCACCGTCGGCGGGACCGAGGCCTATTGGAAAGGCTATTTTGAAGGCTTGAACCATGATTTCGGTTCAGGACAGCGCGAAGGCTTGTCCTTGTTCTTCAAATATGCGCGCGAGCTCGGTTATCTGGAAAAGGATGTCGCGATCGAGGAATGGAGCTTGGCCGGACCGGTCGCGACGCCAGCGGCCCCACCACAATGA
- the aroH gene encoding chorismate mutase, with protein sequence MSMRGIRGAITVDANEATPILEATIELLDAIVEENGTRPEDICSVFITVTPDLDATFPASAIRRMAGWELVPLMCSVEIPVKGGLERCIRLMVHVNTDATQAEIRHVYLGEAVKLRPDLSSAR encoded by the coding sequence ATGAGCATGAGAGGCATAAGAGGCGCCATTACGGTGGACGCCAATGAAGCGACGCCTATATTGGAAGCGACGATCGAGCTGCTTGACGCGATCGTAGAAGAAAACGGGACGCGTCCCGAGGATATCTGCAGCGTGTTCATCACAGTCACGCCGGATTTGGACGCGACATTCCCCGCGAGCGCGATTCGCAGAATGGCCGGCTGGGAACTCGTGCCGCTGATGTGCTCCGTGGAGATTCCCGTCAAAGGCGGACTCGAGCGCTGCATTCGGCTGATGGTGCACGTGAATACGGACGCGACGCAGGCCGAGATTCGCCACGTCTATCTCGGCGAAGCGGTCAAGCTTCGGCCGGATCTGTCGTCCGCCCGTTGA
- a CDS encoding heptaprenyl diphosphate synthase component 1 produces MTRKPIAQLARKYTEYDMIARHTDLPAFPEGRVRLLQAVLADLQDLGGQAELYPLATSLVQLGLDTHDLVENEVSGAKTPTKQMRARQMKVLAGDYFSGRFYHLLSQAGQIETVKRLSEAVCEVNRIKMSLYGKMKQMRMNAEEYVSYGSAIRGGLFMSFGHLMSGMYAKLWPELVERFSRCELLLQELLRLQRPDELSGSWGVWHVMGEGSAEDRRALEERADDHGLLRQLMDKYGVADKLVALLRQSAGQLQAMLPKLPSDKLAAELASLIEPFLNGPTWVPAAAIKELG; encoded by the coding sequence ATGACACGTAAACCGATCGCGCAATTGGCCCGCAAATATACTGAATACGATATGATCGCTAGGCATACGGACCTGCCCGCGTTCCCCGAAGGGCGTGTCCGTCTGCTTCAAGCCGTGCTGGCGGACCTACAGGATTTGGGCGGGCAGGCGGAGCTATATCCGCTCGCGACCTCCCTGGTCCAGTTGGGGCTCGACACGCACGACCTGGTCGAAAACGAAGTGAGCGGCGCCAAAACGCCAACGAAGCAAATGCGGGCCCGACAAATGAAGGTGCTGGCGGGCGACTATTTTAGCGGCCGTTTTTATCATTTACTGTCACAGGCCGGACAGATCGAGACGGTCAAACGGCTGAGCGAAGCGGTATGCGAAGTGAATCGGATCAAGATGTCCTTGTACGGCAAAATGAAGCAGATGCGCATGAACGCCGAAGAATACGTCAGCTACGGTTCAGCGATCCGGGGCGGTCTTTTTATGTCTTTCGGGCATTTGATGAGCGGGATGTACGCCAAGCTGTGGCCCGAGCTCGTCGAACGCTTTTCAAGATGCGAGTTGCTGCTTCAGGAGCTGCTCCGTCTTCAGCGTCCGGACGAGCTGAGCGGGAGCTGGGGCGTTTGGCATGTGATGGGCGAAGGCAGCGCGGAGGATCGAAGAGCGCTTGAAGAGCGGGCTGACGATCATGGCTTGCTGCGGCAGCTCATGGACAAGTACGGCGTTGCGGACAAACTCGTCGCGTTGCTCAGGCAGTCTGCCGGTCAGCTTCAAGCGATGCTGCCCAAGCTTCCGTCAGACAAGCTCGCTGCGGAGCTGGCAAGTTTAATCGAGCCGTTTCTTAACGGACCGACGTGGGTGCCGGCCGCGGCAATCAAGGAGTTGGGATGA
- a CDS encoding demethylmenaquinone methyltransferase, with translation MDAKSKQNHVHSVFESIAPKYDMMNDIISFRRHKAWRKFTMRKMNVKRGETSLDLCCGTCDWTIALAEASGTGRTVGLDFSAGMLAVGREKVKQKGLDKQIELVQGNAMELPFADGTFDYVTIGFGLRNVPDYAKVLSEMHRVVKPGGQVVCLEMSKPGWQPFKAIYYFYFKKLMPLLGKLVARKYDQYRWLPESLADFPDLPRLAEMFREAGLQEVRAYPLAGGVAALHMGKKGNERA, from the coding sequence ATGGATGCGAAGTCCAAGCAGAATCACGTTCATTCCGTCTTCGAGAGCATTGCGCCGAAGTACGATATGATGAACGACATTATCAGCTTCCGCCGCCACAAGGCGTGGCGGAAGTTCACCATGCGCAAGATGAACGTTAAAAGAGGCGAGACATCGCTCGATCTATGCTGCGGTACATGCGATTGGACCATCGCGTTAGCCGAAGCGAGCGGCACGGGAAGGACCGTGGGGCTCGATTTTAGCGCCGGCATGCTGGCTGTCGGCCGGGAAAAGGTCAAGCAAAAGGGATTGGACAAGCAGATCGAGCTCGTGCAAGGCAATGCGATGGAGCTTCCGTTCGCCGACGGTACCTTCGATTACGTCACGATCGGCTTCGGTCTGCGCAACGTGCCCGACTACGCCAAGGTGCTCTCCGAGATGCATCGCGTCGTCAAGCCCGGCGGGCAGGTCGTTTGTCTGGAGATGTCCAAACCGGGCTGGCAGCCGTTCAAAGCGATTTATTATTTTTATTTCAAGAAGCTGATGCCCCTGCTCGGCAAGCTCGTGGCGCGCAAGTACGACCAGTATCGCTGGCTGCCCGAGTCGTTGGCCGATTTTCCCGACCTGCCGAGGCTTGCCGAGATGTTCCGGGAAGCGGGCTTGCAGGAAGTGCGCGCGTATCCGCTGGCCGGCGGCGTCGCGGCGTTGCATATGGGGAAGAAAGGGAATGAACGGGCATGA
- a CDS encoding UbiX family flavin prenyltransferase, with product MVRQAERPRRWAVGITGASGAVYGISLCRELLKAGIDVHLVISEAGWRVLKEELGWNATRRADAVSEAFGGIEGGELVYYPPGDIGAAIASGSFRCEGMVVVPCSMGTLSAIAHGSSDNLMTRAADVAMKEGRPLLLVPRETPLNAVHLENMLKLARIGVRIIPAMPAFYQGPQSLEDVVRFMTGKIMDVMGLDHHLYSRWGESNES from the coding sequence ATGGTAAGGCAGGCGGAGCGTCCTCGTCGTTGGGCGGTCGGCATTACCGGAGCGAGCGGCGCGGTATATGGCATCAGCTTGTGCAGGGAGCTGCTCAAGGCCGGCATCGACGTACATCTGGTGATCTCCGAAGCGGGATGGCGCGTGCTCAAAGAGGAGCTCGGCTGGAATGCGACGAGGCGCGCCGATGCCGTATCGGAAGCCTTCGGCGGCATCGAGGGCGGCGAGCTGGTCTACTACCCGCCTGGCGACATCGGCGCCGCGATCGCAAGCGGCTCCTTCAGATGCGAAGGGATGGTCGTGGTCCCATGCTCGATGGGGACGCTCTCGGCCATCGCCCACGGCAGCTCGGACAATCTGATGACGCGGGCGGCAGACGTCGCGATGAAGGAGGGGCGTCCGCTGCTGCTGGTACCGCGGGAGACGCCACTGAACGCCGTGCATTTGGAAAACATGCTGAAGCTCGCGCGGATCGGCGTGCGCATTATTCCGGCGATGCCCGCATTTTACCAGGGGCCGCAGTCGCTGGAAGACGTCGTCAGGTTCATGACCGGCAAGATTATGGACGTCATGGGTCTGGATCATCATTTATACAGCAGATGGGGCGAGAGCAATGAATCATGA